One segment of Anguilla anguilla isolate fAngAng1 chromosome 1, fAngAng1.pri, whole genome shotgun sequence DNA contains the following:
- the cpvl gene encoding probable serine carboxypeptidase CPVL: MLKETVSLLLALWIASEPVLSRGCSSFFCRKSLRVTKPKGPDPGKPLFLTPYLERGNVEEARRLSLVGPLPGANVKSYSGYLTVNKTYNSNLFFWFFPAQERPEAAPVLLWLQGGPGGTSMFGLFVEHGPYVVYQNLTAGFRSYPWTSRYSVLYIDNPVGTGFSFTDDDRGFARDQDDVGRDLYSALTQFFQIFSEFQPNDFYATGESYAGKYVPAIGYYIHKNNPSAKVKINFRGVAIGDGLCDPEVMLGGYADFLYQTGLVDELQKQHVQEQTDAGVRLIQQQKWVEAFELFDSLLNGDLSPYPSFFQNVTGCTNYFNYLQCQEPVDQEYFGQFVTLPAVRSSIHVGNLTFNDGSEVEKHLLQDVMKSIKPWLGVLMDNYRVLLYSGQLDVIVAAPLTERFLPTVAWSRADEYKKAQRFYWKIQPSDTEVAGYVRQVGEFFQVIVRGGGHILPYDQPERSFDMMDRFLSTKGW; encoded by the exons ATGCTGAAGGAAACGGTCAGTCTTCTTCTAGCATTGTGGATCGCTTCCGAGCCGGTGCTATCCAGGGGATGTTCAAGTTTCTTCTGCCGCAAGTCTCTCCGGGTGACCAAGCCAAAAGGACCGGATCCCGGCAAGCCCCTCTTTCTAACGCCTTATTTGGAGCGAGGGAACGTAGAGGAAG CCAGAAGACTCAGTTTGGTGGGGCCCCTTCCTGGAGCCAACGTGAAGAGTTACTCTGGTTACCTCACAGTTAACAAGACCTATAACAGCAATCTCTTTTTCTGGTTCTTTCCAGCACAG GAGAGACCTGAGGCTGCTCCAGTGCTGCTGTGGCTTCAGGGAGGTCCTGGAGGCACCTCGATGTTTGGACTTTTTGTGGAGCACGGTCCTTATGTGGTGTATCAGAACCTAACAG CGGGGTTCAGGAGTTACCCCTGGACATCCAGATACTCTGTTCTTTACATCGACAACCCA GTGGGAACAGGATTCAGCTTTACAGACGATGATAGAGGATTTGCCCGCGACCAGGATGATGTAGGCAGAGATCTCTACAG CGCACTGACTCAGTTCTTCCAGATCTTCAGTGAGTTCCAGCCAAATGATTTCTATGCCACTGGGGAG TCTTATGCAGGGAAGTATGTTCCAGCGATTGGCTATTACATCCACAAAAACAACCCCTCCGCCAAGGTGAAGATCAACTTCAGAGGTGTCGCCATCGGTGACGGGCTGTGTGACCCAGAAGTG ATGCTGGGGGGGTACGCAGACTTTCTGTACCAGACTGGCTTGGTGGACGAGCTGCAGAAGCAGCACGTCCAGGAGCAGACAGATGCCGGGGTACGACTCATCCAACAGCAGAAGTGGGTGGAGGCTTTTGAA CTTTTTGACAGCTTGCTGAATGGTGATTTGAGCCCATATCCGTCATTCTTCCAGAACGTCACTGGGTGCACTAACTACTTCAACTACCTGCAGTGTCAG GAGCCTGTGGACCAAGAGTACTTTGGCCAGTTTGTGACCCTCCCAGCTGTGAGGAGCTCCATCCATGTTGGAAACCTCACCTTCAATGACGGTTCCGAGGTGGAGAAGCATTTGTTGCAAGACGTCATGAAGTCCATCAAACCCTGGCTGGGCGTCCTCATGGACAACTACAGG GTGCTGCTCTACAGTGGGCAGCTTGATGTGATCGTAGCGGCACCGCTAACCGAGCGTTTCTTGCCCACTGTGGCGTGGTCCAGAGCTGACGAGTATAAAAAAGCCCAGCGGTTCTACTGGAAGATCCAGCCCAGTGACACTGAGGTCGCAGGATATGTCCGTCAAGTGGGGGAGTTCTTCCAG GTGATCGTTCGAGGAGGGGGGCACATTCTGCCGTATGACCAGCCGGAGAGATCCTTTGATATGATGGACAGATTTCTTTCTACAAAGGGATGGTGA